Part of the Lolium rigidum isolate FL_2022 chromosome 6, APGP_CSIRO_Lrig_0.1, whole genome shotgun sequence genome, ttttttaattttctcttcaaacacctcatgtcctaactcaagataaatactataaagatctctaatatttttgttgttttccattaagcctaactagtgaaaataaaaacaagaaacaaaaagatgcaattgcaggatctcaaggaaatagcttcgagcactcacacaccggcaacaatgctaggaaatagcttagtagtcggaggatgtgaataccttttaccttacctccccggcaacggcgcgagaaaatagcttgatgtctacgcacgcttctatttctgtagacagtgttgggcctccaagagcggaggtttgtagaacagcagcaagtttcccttaagtgaatcacccaaggtttatcgaactcggggaggaagaggtcaaagatatccctctcaagcaaccctgcaatcacgatacaagaagtctcttgtgtccccaacacacccaatacacttgtcagatgtataggtgcagtagttcggcgaaaagattgtgaaatacaagtaatatggatgtatatgagcggtaataacaatctgaagaaaatatggcagcgagtaaacatgcaacagaacagtaaataaacggggtttcgatattcggaaacaaggcctagggatcatactttcactagtggacactctcaacattgatcacataactgaaactactctacactctcttgttggataacaaacaccattcattgtgtagggctacaagagctccctcaagccggagttaacaagctccacaacattcggagttcatattcaagtaacctttagagtgcatgatagaccattgcaatttagaccgagtactaacatagcatgcacaccgtcaccgtcaggctatgaaagggggaatagatcgcatcaatactatcatagtaatagttaacttcataatctacaagagattacaatcataacttataccaagtactacatgatgcacacactgtcaacattacatcatggaggaggaatagaatactttaataacatcactaaagtagcacatagatgatattcaactagatcacaaagctcatgatcacataaagatcacatgggagagagagatgaaccacatagctacggtacagcccttagcctcgggggagaactactccctcctcatcataggagacaacagcggcgatgaagatggcggtggtgtcgatggagatgccttccgggggcacttccccgtcccggcggcgtgccggaacagagactcctgtcccccgaatcttggcttcgcgatggcggcggctctggaacttttctcgtatcgtggcttattgtgatagggttttcgcgacggagactttatataggcggaagggcagcctcggaggagtcctggggcagccagaccatagggggggcgcccccccttggctgcgccgccaggtggggtggggcccccagggctcccctctggtccctctctggctctctggaagcttccgtgaaatataagaccatgggcgttgatttcgtccaattccgagaatatttcctttgtaggatttctgaaaccaaaaacagcagaaaacaggaactggcacttcggcatcctgttaataggttagttccggaaaatgcataataatgacataaagtgtgtataaaacatgtgagtatcatcataaaagtagcatggaacataagaaattatagatacgtttgagacgtatcacgaagctacttaagcaacaagTGAATTTGCTCCTAAACGATACttggattgatgagaactttatactacctaagttattttacttatgtatgatcatgtatgaggagggagcaagcatcgcacgaggaggagatgaGCAGACATGGTGTTGGACGTGAAGACATTCCAGAGATgcgtgagggaggagagggaggcatgcacaAAACAAGATGAATTCAAAAACAGTTCTCATTCGGTTTGGACATACAAAAGTGATGATTTTGAAACAGACGTCGTTTCTTGATACGAACTCCGAATCAAGCAAATGAGCActcgttggaaagataatttcaAGGGCTTTCCAATGAGTATGCCACCAGCACTGCCAGCCAAGGaggggcggcactgccggccctgcAAGGGCAGCACTGCCGGCCAGAGCACCCCGGCATTGCCGGCCgtgacaccccggcactgccagccaccccggcactgccggccttgtCCGTTTTTGACGCAGTTTTGGCCGAACTTGTTTCAGGTCggtttgtatcgaactatttcgacccctggtcgtcctggacgcctatataagccccagggacgcccccaaattaggttttagaccacgtttaaaatAAACTCTAGTTCATAattgtttgctatgcaaaactattgataCCCCAGTCTCCAATTCgtttcgatctggagttttatgctactgaaagtttgtgtgatctgctgttccattgaggattagaagattgcaatttaccgcttcgtggtcggcggctacgtacgcaagtgtgtggagttgcgaatatcttgcagggttgagagctgttgcattggcgacaggaatcaatcgagagacttcgtcgacgtcatacaagttatcatccacttatcATCGTATTCATCCGCTATATTCATCGTGTGTTTATCACCATCgacctcgcttactgagaagatcgggcaacccttaTCACATATACTGGTGCGTTGTGATTTGTTACAAACAAGAGTGGTTAACAACACCACTCTTCAGAGCAGATGTACCATATCTTGGAATGCTTCCATGCAGGATTGCGGCAGGCCAAGCAACACCACCATGCTGCCGTCCCGCGCGTCGCGCATAAACATGACCACCTCCCCGCGCGGCAGCTCCGCTGGGCCACACTGCGCCGCCTCGCCCCACCCGAAGTCCGCCGTGTGGAACCCCAGACGGTTCCACGCCGTCACcagcgtcgtcgccgtcatcgacgGCGCCCGTGCCCTGGCGACCTCGATGTGGTCGATGGCGGAACGGACGAACGCGTCGTCCGTGCGCCCGATGGCGTCCTGGACCGACCTTGCCGCCTCGGACACCGGCGCGGCGAGGAGGTCGCCAGCGGCCGACACGCAGCAAGCGAAGACGACGGCGTTCCCGCAGAAGCCACGGGGCAGCGGCGGGTCGACGCGCTGCCTGACGTCGACGGCAAACATGAGCCTGCTCCTCTGCTCTGGCCGCATCCTCATGGCGCGGGCGGTCGCTCGCCAGACGAACGCCGTCAGCGCGACAAAGGTCGAGCGCGCGGCGGTCTGCCGCTTCAGCCGCGCGAGCCTGGCGGCGTCGATGGTGAAGGCCCGGTGCACGCGCGGTTCGTCGCGGAGGTCGGCGAGGTCGGACACGTCCTCCATCTCGGCGAACTCCTCGTGCGGGAAGGCGACCGTGGGGCTCGTCCTGGCGCGCAGCACGGTGCGGTCGAGGAAAGGTGGCGCGGAGAGGGGCACGCCGCGGGCCGTCTCGGCCCAGGAGCGGAGGAACTCCGCCGCGGCGACGCCATCCGCCAGGCAGTGGTTCATGGCGAGCCCGAGCACGAAGCCGCCGCACCTGAACCTGGTGAGCTGCACGGTCAGCAGAGGCGCCTTCTCCTCCGAGCTACCACGGACGACGAACACGAGCTGCGCCTGAACCGCGGCGTCGGGCGCTTTGACGACGTCCCCGATCTCCTCGAGCTCGCAGTCGGCGTCCGCCACCACGAACGGCACGCCGCGGCGGTCGTTGCGCACGGAGAGCCTCCCATCGTCGGCGCTGACGACCAGGCTGCCCTCGAACGGATAGTAGTGCACGAGCACCCTGCCAAGGGCGGCCATGATCGACGCGGCCGCGTCGTCGCCTGCGGGCCTCTCGACGGACGGGCTGAAGACGTGAACGGTCTTCATGAGCACGGCCACATTCTGGTCGAGGTTGGAGAGGTAGTAGTACTCTTCTTCGTCGGCAGCGGCCGGGGCAGCAGCGTGCACGAGCACCGGCTCCGACCTCCTCACCCTCATGGTCTGCCTTCCCTCCCTCCACAGGTAGCGCGTTCTTTGTGATGTCAGTGAGTCTTGCTTACAATGCAAACTTGGTCTATATAAATCAGAGCTTCAAGAGACATACAGTATTTACGTACAGAACAAGAACGAAAATTTGACGATTTGCTCACCGTTCCAAAAGGTGAAGGTCAGCTAGTTAGCTTGGACCATTAATTTCCTTGGTTATCTTTACCATTTCTGACCACTGACTCCTGTAACCAAACCTTCGCCCCTTCAGGCACAGGTTGCTCAAAGAGATATTCATTCCATTCGCCCCACTCATTTTATATTCATGTATAAATTCTGCCTGTAAGACAGGCACAAACTGTCTGAACAAGATTGGGAAATAAACAAAAATGCCACAGTTAAACTTGGCCAGCTGAACCAACAATCTCTACTGCTGCGAGCTCTGCACTTTCGCCTTGAGCGCCTCAATGACCGCTGAGAAGTCATGGTCAGCGAGGCCGAGCGATTTCGCAACCTTGTACAGCTCATTCGCAGCGGCAGCTGTAGGAATGGACTGCGACACCGATTCTGCCAGGGCCAGCGCCAGCCTCAGATCCTGTCACGCATGAGCAAAGTTTTTTCCTCAGAGCCAGAATCAGTCGAGGTGCAAAAATGGCAATGTCTGTTTCAGTGCTGTATACACCGAACGTGTGAAGCGAGCAGGCGCTACCTTCTGCTGATGTTTCAGGGGAAATGCCGTAGGGTATGCAGCTTTAACCATGGAAGGGCCCTTCAGGGAGAACATGGGGGCATTGATAGCGCCTTGAGAAATAACCTGTTGGAGGAAAAGAGCATCCTGGGTTAGATTTCTTGTTAGGGCATTTCAGGCTTTCTTCTTTTTGTTTCAGTAGAGCTACCTCGACGACGGTATTCGGGTCTAACCCAACTTTTTCACTAAGGAGTAGCCCTTCTGCAAAGGAGACCATCATGCTGCAGTGTTTCACCACAGGGATCAGGTGAAAAAGAAGGGGATCCAAAGTTTTGATAATCTCCATACGACACAGCAAATATGATTTCAGATAAAATGAGGTTTCATCTTACCTCCCCATGACCATATTAACCACGAGCTTCATTGTTGCGCCGTTCCCGACATCCCCAAGATAAAATCTTGACTGGTTTCAGAGTAAGGAAACGTAAGCACATAGCCTGATCAGCATGAGGTACCAAATTCAAGTGCTAATTTCTGACGAGAGATGTTAACCTTGCCCATGACATCAAGTAGGGGTGCCACTCTCTTGTACAAGGATTCATCACCTTGGGAGACGACATTGACAGTTTATCAGGTAATGAGATCCAAAAGGGTTTCACCAGCTACATGTTCTTAACTATCAAGCATGGTGACAGATATTTTACCTGCGGTAAGAAAGATCAGCAGTCCATCTTCCGCTGGTTTTTTCGAGCCTGAAACTGGAGCCTACTGAAAAGTCATCAAGTGAGCACAGGACCAACAGTACAAGCACTCAAATTACATTACCAGTGACACACTCTGCAAGAAAGTCAGAAATTCGATACAAAAAGTATACACGCAACAACAGGGGCCAAACACTACCTCAAGAAAAGATGCCCCGGTACTCGTAATATGTTTGCCGATTAACTTAGATGTTGCATCGTCGACCGTCGACACATCAACATAACTATGACAGGCAAGCAAGAGAAACTATGAGCGGAACATTGACAACATATCTATGACAGACAGCCATGGTGATATCGACTTCCACTTCTGCTGTTCTGCATATACTCTCAGCTTTCTGTTCATTTTTCTCCAGCACAATTGGTTACCACTTACCCTTTACCTGGGGCCATCCCTTCTGCGGCTCCATTGGTCCCGCATGCAACCTCAGCCTGTGGAAGAAACCGTTTATAGACATGATTAGATCAGTCATCGCGCTGAGCCTTCATGAATAGAAGACAGGCGACAAGAACTCTGAAAGGAAAAAAGTTGTACCGCGCTTTCTGGATCAGCAAGCATCGCAAAGGTCACATCGCAAGATGATGCAACTCCGGCAGGTGAAGATTCAAACCTGTAGGAAGCCATTCTCTTGTATGAGCATCAATTGGAGTGCTGCACACATCCTTTGTTACATAGGAGTACAATACTGTCTCAACTTGGGTTGTAATAGACTAGTACAATTGACAACAAATTCCCAAAAGTCACAACAGTTTTGAGTGGAGTTCACTATTTGGGAAACGTAATACTTTCAAAAGAAAGTAGAAAACGATAAGGTACTCAGAGCGAAAATGTAACTTGTGTTAAATAGTGAACATGTCAGAGTTTTATAGCATGATCCAGTTTCAATAATGAGGTGCTGTGGTTTCGGCCGTTCCACAAGCTTCAGACTTGAGACTTGAGACTTGAGAATACTACGAATATAGGTAAGGCAATCGCTGAGGTAGTTGTTTTGGAAGTGGCATACATTTCGTAAGTAAAAGATGGTTATATTTGAGATCAGACATACTTGGCACCGAGGCTGAGAAGAGGATCACACTTGCTCTCGGTCCTGTTCCAAACAGTAACATCATAACTGCAAATCACCATGAGATAACTCAAACACCAGCCATGGGTCGTGACCACAGTACAAGCATAAGCATAGAACCACAGAGTTGATCACCACGAAATTCTAGAGAAACTACTAATCCATCCCGATGAAAAATGTACTTAAATTTTTTTCGTGTGCCCTCTGTCCCAACCCCAAGACAagaaattcgcaaaaaaaaaaaaaaaaaccaagataAGAAGATAAGGTACTGAAGGTAAAACTGTCTGTCAGCAACAAGAAGGAAAGCAACTGTCGGCGGAAGGAAATGGGGGAATCACCCAGCCTTGATGAGGTTTGATGCCATGGGGGCGCCCATGATCCCGAGGCCCAAGAATCCCACCTTTCCCTGGAATCCCACCTCTCCAGCAGCATCTGCGAGGCACGAACAATCTGTTAATTACATTGGATCATTCAGTACGCAGCTGCGTCTCCTGTTGGGGGGAAAGGGCTTTGATGGAACCCAAGAACGAAGGCAGCACCtgacgaggaggcggaggcggagcaggACACGAGGAGGCGGGATCCTCGGCGCAGGGGCAGCGCGAGcctggggcagaggaggaaggcCGCGGCCATGGTTGGTGAAGCGGGATAAGATTTGAGCTACGGAACGACGAAGCTGCTGGTGGTCGCGGATTCGCGGTGGCAAAATGGCGATGTGGGTGCGAGCACGACGATCCACCCGACCCGAGCCCTGGTGCAGTCATGCGTCAGTGCGTACTGGTCCTAGGccatgtttgtttgggctgccgcCTTGCCAGTGAGCTGTGAAAAAGAAGGTGTGAGGGTGAGAagcagagatttgatgtttggcCGGAGTGTTTTTAATAACGGCTGTTGTTAGTATGAAGGATAAAATATTTGAAATAATCCTGAAGTTTAAAAAAGTTGTATAACTGTTAATTTGACATGAATTAGTTAATTCTGATTGTTTATAACATTATTATCATGCTTAAGGGTTAATTTTGACATGTTCATATTAAATATAAAATATCGCATATATTTAAAGATAATACGAGAATGTCATGACATTTATATTACAAAAATTATTCATATAAACCCAAAAGAGCAACAAGTTCCACATGTCTACATATATATTACAAGACTTCTCCACATAAACCCAAAAGAGCTAGAAATGTTCTCACGTCTAGACAACTCCCCTTGCTGCGAACAAAACATCTACCATGTTGTCACCAGTGTTATTCATGCTAACATGATCCCCTTCCAAAGCATTGCCTACATTGCCCGCTGATGTGGAACTAACATGCTCCGGAGACATATAGTTCTCATCATTATCATATCGATAGAATTGTAGATCAAACAATTAACTATCGCGGTTAAAGTTATAGAGTGCTAGACATGCTAATAAGGATCAACGTGGTTCAATAGGGTTTTCGGCCCAATCTTTCACGACGATTGATAAGATAAATAGCAGAAATACCCGACCAGAAACAAGATCTAATCGTGCAATCTCAGACACAGACGAACATTGCGCAGAAGTAAATCGACACCACACTCGGCAACAACTTCAATGGAGAAATGGCAATAACGGAGGTTTTTAGACAGCTCCCTCGAAACTCGATACGGGAATTTTACCCTAGACAACACATGGTGTTTAATCTAAAAAACATAACCTAACCTTACAATGGCCGTAGCCCTTGGTTTTTATAGCCTGAACACACGTAAAAGGAAATAATCAAACCGACTGGAACTAAGAAATCTAAACAAAAACAACTAGTGTATTTATCTTGCACGTTATCTCTAATGGCCATGCATGTGGGTGGGCCCCATCCTATTTCCTTCAAGCACTTCAACTCCCATGGCTGAAACCTTGGTGAAATTAATCCCTTTTCTGGTGGACGTGGCCACGCAAAGTAGTAGCCAGCATGAACTGAAATAAAATCAATCGAGCTTGATTCTCGTGTTGTCATGTGGCAGAAGAAATAGCATGAACTAACTCTATATCTCCTTACTGGTTGTCTGGCGTAAAAAACACATGGACCTGTATTGACCAAAATCAGCATATTATGCAAGTTGTTCTCCTTATCAAATATATATGAGGTACCACatcacatgcaatgataatctctcTCTATTTTTCTATTGGATAACTTGATATACCATGCAAGATGCACCATTTCTGCTTTGAAACCCCGAATGCTCTCTCAATAGCATTCCGAAGAGATGAAtcagcatggttgaatatttttaTCTTCCCAGACGATGGTCCAGTCAGTCTAAATTCAGGTAGATGATACGTTGTTCCTGTATATGGTGAAATATA contains:
- the LOC124665866 gene encoding fatty alcohol:caffeoyl-CoA acyltransferase-like, with amino-acid sequence MRVRRSEPVLVHAAAPAAADEEEYYYLSNLDQNVAVLMKTVHVFSPSVERPAGDDAAASIMAALGRVLVHYYPFEGSLVVSADDGRLSVRNDRRGVPFVVADADCELEEIGDVVKAPDAAVQAQLVFVVRGSSEEKAPLLTVQLTRFRCGGFVLGLAMNHCLADGVAAAEFLRSWAETARGVPLSAPPFLDRTVLRARTSPTVAFPHEEFAEMEDVSDLADLRDEPRVHRAFTIDAARLARLKRQTAARSTFVALTAFVWRATARAMRMRPEQRSRLMFAVDVRQRVDPPLPRGFCGNAVVFACCVSAAGDLLAAPVSEAARSVQDAIGRTDDAFVRSAIDHIEVARARAPSMTATTLVTAWNRLGFHTADFGWGEAAQCGPAELPRGEVVMFMRDARDGSMVVLLGLPQSCMEAFQDMVHLL
- the LOC124665867 gene encoding glyoxylate/succinic semialdehyde reductase 2, chloroplastic, with amino-acid sequence MAAAFLLCPRLALPLRRGSRLLVSCSASASSSDAAGEVGFQGKVGFLGLGIMGAPMASNLIKAGYDVTVWNRTESKCDPLLSLGAKFESSPAGVASSCDVTFAMLADPESAAEVACGTNGAAEGMAPGKGYVDVSTVDDATSKLIGKHITSTGASFLEAPVSGSKKPAEDGLLIFLTAGDESLYKRVAPLLDVMGKSRFYLGDVGNGATMKLVVNMVMGSMMVSFAEGLLLSEKVGLDPNTVVEVISQGAINAPMFSLKGPSMVKAAYPTAFPLKHQQKDLRLALALAESVSQSIPTAAAANELYKVAKSLGLADHDFSAVIEALKAKVQSSQQ